In Entomospira culicis, the following are encoded in one genomic region:
- a CDS encoding methylated-DNA--[protein]-cysteine S-methyltransferase: MSAYYQSPIGWFNIEASAVALLKVSMVEKPTLGWLANPLEEETIAQLEAYFHGKLRQFTLPFVFSTHLSLFSRTIYHTLLDNISYGQRISYKELSNMAGSPGAMRAVGRVMAVNPIAVIIPCHRVVGTKDLGGYAWSLPRKEYLLNLELINII; the protein is encoded by the coding sequence ATGTCGGCATATTATCAAAGTCCTATCGGGTGGTTTAACATCGAAGCTTCAGCTGTTGCCTTGCTCAAGGTTTCTATGGTGGAAAAACCAACACTTGGGTGGCTAGCCAACCCACTAGAAGAGGAGACAATCGCGCAACTAGAGGCCTATTTTCATGGAAAACTTAGACAATTTACGCTTCCTTTTGTGTTTTCCACGCATTTATCGCTCTTCTCTCGTACCATTTACCATACGTTATTGGATAATATCTCTTATGGCCAGCGAATTTCCTATAAAGAGCTTTCAAACATGGCGGGCTCCCCCGGTGCAATGCGCGCGGTTGGTCGGGTGATGGCGGTGAATCCGATTGCTGTGATTATTCCTTGTCATCGGGTGGTGGGTACGAAAGATCTGGGTGGCTATGCTTGGTCTTTACCGCGTAAGGAGTATTTGCTTAATCTTGAATTAATAAATATTATATAA